In Archocentrus centrarchus isolate MPI-CPG fArcCen1 chromosome 1, fArcCen1, whole genome shotgun sequence, the following proteins share a genomic window:
- the LOC115779843 gene encoding adhesion G protein-coupled receptor L1-like isoform X1 has translation MAVSLWFVGVLTLAHVAPSGQAMSRAAMPFGLLRRELACEGYPIELRCPGSDVVMVETANYGRTDDKICDADPFQMENTQCYLPDALKIMSQRCNNRTQCVVVAGVDVFPDPCPGTYKYLEIQYECVPYKVDQKVFVCPGSLLSIQPASSLLEVEHQSGAWCKDPLQAGDRLYVMPWTPYRTEVLYEYASWDDYRQNRVTTTYKLPSRVDGTGFVVYDGAVFYNKERTRNLVKYDLRTRIKSGEAVVVNANYHDTSPYRWGGKSDIDLAVDENGLWVIYSTEANNGRIVVSQVNPYTLRFEGTWATGFDKRGASNAFMACGVLYAVRSVFQDDEGQADGRASSNMVVYAYDTSRGQELPVQIPFPNPYQYISSIDYNPRDNQLYVWNNYYVLRYPLQFTPPPPTKGPLSSLMTTVRSYTATVALTPVRPSASHPIGVINRGPFDQRPITAMVPLTPRPPLRVPLAPGGPGQVGGCEGRVARGVQWPPTLKGETVERPCPKGSLGIASYQCMSSPVGWNSRGPDLSNCTSPWVSQIAQKIKSGENAANIAGELVNLTQGRIYAGDVSMSVKLIEQLLEILDSQLQALRPANKESAARNYNKLQKRERTCKAYVQAVVQTVGNLLGPEALVSWADMSNADQSRSASLLLDAVEKGAFLLANNLYEGRFSDRAPNVDLEVYVLNTEADIQDLTFPHSYDSDSILQISALALQQYSNNGQVKLVLSLYKNLGSFLTTQNSTLRLGLGLGQGSEVRRKSLVVNSHVISASVHRGSSRVYLTEPVIFTLRHLQLENHFGPNCSFWNASGVSGNGRWSTQGCRLLHTNNTHTTCACNHLSSYAILMTYQQPTFGAGVEELLVYVVSWVGISVALVCLATCLTTLCCQGAPWHTDHSTIHCNLWANLVITEVLFLVGANKTQYTVLCSITAGLLHFSLLSVFCWLCLEGVELYLLQREVFEGRNSRRKYFYLCGYSVPGLVVAVSAAIDFRGYGSKTACWLRTDNYFIWSFLGPVAVIVTLNLVVLVMTLHKMHSTAALKPDSSRHDNLRAWAVGSLTLLFLQSVTWSSGLMFLSAPSLLLAYLFSSLNTAQALLITILHCTLARKGQKDYGRCLRLSQCCATSSSSSPDSVKGAALRSNSRYTSSQSRRATANRQSRIRRMWNDTVRRQTESSFIAADVNNTPTLNRAALGNHFLTNQVLQTHAGASPYDTVLAQGYSQPFTSTVGTFRNKQKGGVSQSQESCGLDSVCLNGGYTPNTFTLHGLGTTPGSRAGVVGSTDLLREGGVGIGGDDISPALLTPHGAADLSSGSGMRRNLSDAAALEKMIISELVQSNLRPSVPMPVPPERYGSLARPHHHDRPPLTHTATLTRHAQPPQEGWVASMQPNTRHNAQEGWSQTRHLTQDTETHSTTRGQDHTTTPRLQDGWSHARISGDSESRELLKDGDRSQLQGTLGRRGLQERQQARPPDIQARPYSTLSRTPGTLSRHRSTAESSGGTDRERDRDRYRDRPLPPPPPPPPQESEPLYKALEEPLLMKQREAGIETWRGGQDREKDETFLLKRDGVMDEWRSGSERGRDESFTSQKRDGEMDEWRGGIDRGREESHMLEKRDGRMEAWRGAETEQEETFITQKKDFGMDGWRGGIEREKDESLFLKDRDGWRAGIERENEKQKDRALDVWRGGMDIDREESFLFESKDGGPDGRKRGKDRGSLRYGEREDSDSFSLPLTPDLDLDADSSPIYAQDSNPSPLYPGDRRSPPLSIFPRSSPPTNIFAPRESNSPPSNLYSRHSPQVYSRSSSPPRFYTRTSPPTLSYPDSSPEGPEEVSPTGQPQRPALELPYSLGRPPLGPRPNHLQTFYQPPPMASNGEAGYTPEPSSEGDDGQMQRVTSL, from the exons ATGGCTGTGTCACTGTGGTTCGTGGGCGTGCTCACTCTGGCTCACGTTGCACCCTCTGGCCAAG CCATGTCCCGGGCCGCCATGCCATTCGGGCTGCTACGCAGGGAACTGGCATGTGAGGGTTACCCCATAGAGCTGCGCTGCCCAGGGAGTGATGTGGTTATGGTGGAGACTGCCAATTATGGACGCACCGATGACAAGATCTGTGATGCAGACCCCTTCCAGATGGAGAATACACAGTGTTACCTCCCTGACGCACTAAAGATTATGTCCCAGAG gtGTAACAACAGAACTCAGTGCGTGGTGGTTGCAGGGGTTGACGTCTTCCCAGACCCCTGTCCTGGAACATACAAATACTTGGAGATCCAGTATGAGTGTGTCCCCTACA AAGTGGACCAAAAAG TTTTCGTGTGTCCTGGCTCACTGCTCAGCATCCAGCCAGCCTCTTCGCTCCTGGAAGTGGAGCATCAATCAGGGGCCTGGTGTAAAGACCCCCTACAAGCTGGCGACAGGCTGTATGTCATGCCATGGACACCCTATAGAACAGAGGTGCTGTATGAGTACGCCTCTTGGGATGACTATCggcaaaacagagtcaccacaACCTATAA GTTGCCCAGCCGTGTGGATGGTACAGGCTTTGTGGTGTATGACGGCGCTGTATTTTATAACAAAGAGCGAACGCGCAACCTGGTCAAGTATGATCTGCGTACACGTATCAAGAGCGGGGAGGCAGTGGTCGTCAATGCCAACTACCATGATACCTCGCCTTACCGCTGGGGAGGGAAGTCAGACATCGATCTGGCAGTGGATGAGAACGGCCTTTGGGTTATTTACTCTACTGAAGCCAATAATGGACGCATCGTGGTCAGCCAG GTGAACCCATACACCCTGCGCTTTGAGGGTACCTGGGCAACTGGCTTTGACAAACGTGGCGCTAGCAATGCCTTCATGGCCTGTGGTGTGCTGTACGCTGTGCGCTCTGTCTTCCAGGATGATGAGGGGCAGGCAGATGGTCGAGCCAGCAGTAACATGGTGGTTTATGCCTACGATACCAGCCGTGGGCAGGAGCTGCCTGTTCAGATACCATTCCCAAACCCTTACCAGTACATCTCCTCCATAGATTACAACCCCAGAGACAACCAGCTGTATGTGTGGAATAACTACTATGTACTGAGATACCCTCTACAgttcacaccaccaccacctactAAAG GTCCCCTGTCCTCTCTGATGACGACTGTCCGGTCATACACGGCCACAGTTGCTCTGACTCCAGTGCGACCATCAGCCTCCCATCCCATTGGTGTCATCAACAGAGGACCTTTTGACCAGCGGCCGATCACAGCCATGGTCCCTCTGACCCCACGCCCTCCTCTGCGTGTCCCCTTGGCCCCTGGGGGACCGGGTCAGGTGGGAGGATGTGAGGGTCGGGTGGCACGAGGGGTGCAATGGCCCCCCACCCTAAAAGGAGAGACAGTGGAGAGGCCCTGCCCTAAGGGATCTCTGG gtATAGCCTCCTATCAATGCATGTCATCTCCAGTGGGATGGAACTCCAGAGGGCCTGACCTTTCCAACTGCACCTCTCCCTGGGTCAGCCAAATTGCACAGAAG ATTAAGAGTGGAGAGAATGCAGCCAACATCGCCGGGGAGTTGGTCAACCTGACCCAGGGGCGGATCTATGCCGGTGATGTCAGCATGTCCGTCAAGCTAATTGAACAGCTGCTCGAGATACTGGACTCGCAGCTCCAGGCCTTGAGACCAGCCAATAAAGAGTCAGCAGCACGCAATTACAACAAG cTGCAGAAGAGAGAACGTACATGTAAAGCTTATGTTCAG GCTGTTGTTCAGACAGTTGGCAACTTGCTTGGTCCTGAAGCTCTCGTATCCTGGGCTGATATGAGCAATGCTGACCAATCACGCTCTGCATCACTGCTATTAGATGCAGTAGAGAAAGGAGCGTTTCTCTTGGCTAATAACCTTTATGAAGGACGTTTCAGTGACAGGGCACCAAATGTTG ATCTGGAGGTGTACGTGTTAAATACAGAGGCGGACATACAGGACTTGACGTTCCCTCACTCTTACGACAGCGACAGCATCCTGCAGATATCAGCGCTGGCCCTGCAGCAGTACAGCAACAACG GTCAGGTGAAACTAGTTCTTTCCCTCTATAAGAACTTGGGCTCCTTCCTGACCACCCAGAACTCGACCCTGCGGCTGGGACTGGGGCTGGGCCAGGGCTCAGAAGTCAGACGTAAGAGCCTGGTGGTAAACTCTCATGTCATCTCTGCCTCTGTGCACAGAGGCTCCAGCAGAGTGTATCTCACCGAGCCAGTGATCTTCACTCTTAGGCACCTGCAG CTGGAGAACCACTTTGGTCCCAATTGCTCTTTTTGGAATGCATCAGGGGTTTCTGGGAATGGCAGGTGGTCTACACAAGGCTGCCGCCTgttacacacaaacaacacgCATACAACTTGCGCCTGCAACCATCTGTCCAGCTATGCTATCCTCATGACATACCAGCAACCTACT TTTGGAGCTGGTGTTGAAGAGCTTCTGGTCTACGTGGTTTCCTGGGTCGGCATCTCTGTAGCATTGGTGTGTTTGGCGACCTGCCTTACCACACTGTGCTGCCAGGGGGCGCCCTGGCACACAGACCACAGTACCATTCACTGCAACCTGTGGGCTAACCTGGTCATCACTGAAGTTCTCTTCCTTGTTGGTGCCAACAAGACTCAATACACT GTTCTATGCTCCATCACCGCTGGCCTGCTGCATTTTTCCTTGCTCTCTGTGTTTTGCTGGTTGTGTCTGGAGGGGGTGGAACTGTACCTGCTGCAGCGGGAGGTGTTTGAGGGACGGAACTCCAGAAGAAAGTATTTCTACCTGTGCGGATACTCTGTTCCCGGGCTAGTGGTGGCTGTGTCCGCAGCTATCGACTTCAGAGGCTACGGCTCGAAAACTGC aTGTTGGCTACGCACAGACAATTACTTCATCTGGAGCTTCCTTGGACCTGTAGCTGTCATCGTTACA TTAAACCTCGTTGTTTTGGTGATGACCTTACATAAGATGCACAGCACCGCTGCTTTGAAGCCAGACTCCAGTCGCCATGACAACCTGAG GGCATGGGCAGTTGGCTCCCTGACACTGCTTTTCCTGCAGAGTGTCACTTGGTCTTCAGGTCTCATGTTCCTATCTGCTCCATCTCTCCTCCTGGCTTACCTCTTCTCCTCCCTCAACACTGCCCAGGCTCTTCTTATCACCATACTGCACTGCACCCTCGCCAGGAAG GGTCAGAAGGATTATGGTCGTTGCCTGCGTCTCTCGCAGTGCTGCGCAACTTCCTCATCCAGCTCTCCGGACTCAGTTAAAGGTGCTGCCCTAAGATCCAACAGCCGCTACACCAGCAGCCAGAGTCGCAGAGCCACTGCTAACAGACAG AGTCGTATCAGAAGGATGTGGAATGACACTGTTCGCAGGCAGACGGAGTCATCTTTCATTGCAGCAGATGTTAATAATACTCCTACTCTTAACCGAG CTGCTTTGGGGAACCATTTTCTTACTAACCAAGTGCTGCAGACTCATGCTGGAGCCTCTCCATATGACACAGTGCTGGCCCAGGGATACAGTCAACCCTTCACCTCTACAG TAGGAACCTTCAGAAACAAGCAGA AGGGTGGTGTTTCACAAAGCCAGGAGTCTTGTGGGTTGGACAGCGTGTGTCTCAATGGAGGCTACACGCCCAACACCTTCACCCTGCATGGTCTAGGGACGACTCCTGGATCCCGAGCTGGAGTGGTGGGCAGCACTGACCTTCTGAGGGAGGGAGGAGTTGGCATAGGAGGGGATGACATCTCCCCAGCGCTCCTGACGCCGCATGGGGCAGCAGATCTGAGCAGTGGTTCTGGGATGCGTCGTAATCTGTCTGACGCAGCAGCATTGGAGAAGATGATCATTTCAGAGCTGGTGCAGAGCAACCTGAGGCCTTCGGTTCCTATGCCTGTTCCTCCCGAGCGCTACGGCAGCTTGGCGAGGCCACACCACCATGACAGGCCGCCTCTCACTCACACTGCCACTTTAACTCGACATGCACAGCCACCACAAGAGGGCTGGGTTGCCTCCATGCAGCCAAACACACGTCACAACGCACAAGAGGGCTGGTCACAAACAAGGCACCTCACACAAGACACTGAGACACATTCCACAACACGTGGACAAGATCATACCACGACGCCACGCTTACAAGATGGCTGGTCACATGCGCGCATTTCTGGAGATTCTGAGTCCCGTGAGCTTCTGAAAGATGGGGACCGGTCGCAGCTCCAAGGTACTCTGGGCCGCCGCGGGCTTCAGGAACGACAGCAAGCACGTCCTCCTGACATTCAAGCTCGGCCTTACTCCACTCTCAGCCGCACACCTGGTACTCTGTCCCGCCACCGCAGCACAGCAGAGTCAAGTGGAGGGacggacagagagagagaccggGATCGTTATCGGGACAGGCCcctcccacctcctcctccacctcccccaCAGGAGTCAGAGCCCCTGTACAAGGCTCTGGAGGAGCCACTGCTGATGAAACAGAGGGAGGCCGGCATAGAAACGTGGAGAGGTGGCCAGGACAGAGAGAAGGATGAGACATTTCTATTAAAAAGAGATGGAGTGATGGATGAATGGAGGAGTGGAAGTGAGAGGGGGAGGGATGAATCTTTTACCTCTCagaagagagatggagagatggaCGAATGGCGAGGTGGTAttgacagagggagggaggaatcTCATATGCTCGAGAAGAGAGATGGAAGGATGGAGGCGTGGCGAGGAGCAGAGACAGAGCAGGAGGAGACTTTTATAACTCAAAAGAAAGATtttgggatggatggatggagaggtgggatagagagagagaaagatgaatCCCTGTTTTTAAAGGACAGAGATGGTTGGAGAGCAGGGATTGAACgagaaaatgagaaacagaaGGATAGAGCTCTTGATGTGTGGAGAGGAGGAATGGATATAGACAGGGAGGAATCCTTCCTGTTTGAGAGCAAAGATGGAGGTCCAGATgggaggaaaagagggaaagaCAGAGGGTCTCTTCGGTATGGTGAGCGAGAAGATTCTGACAGCTTCTCTCTGCCTTTGACCCCTGACCTTGACCTTGACGCTGACTCTTCACCTATCTACGCCCAAGATTCAAACCCTTCTCCTCTCTACCCTGGAGACCGCCGCTCGCCACCGCTTAGCATCTTCCCCCGAAGCTCTCCGCCGACTAATATATTTGCTCCACGAGAAAGTAACTCACCTCCCAGCAACCTCTACTCCCGCCATTCACCGCAGGTGTACAGCCGGAGCAGCTCCCCTCCTCGCTTCTACACCCGCACCTCTCCCCCA
- the LOC115779843 gene encoding adhesion G protein-coupled receptor L1-like isoform X2: MAVSLWFVGVLTLAHVAPSGQAMSRAAMPFGLLRRELACEGYPIELRCPGSDVVMVETANYGRTDDKICDADPFQMENTQCYLPDALKIMSQRCNNRTQCVVVAGVDVFPDPCPGTYKYLEIQYECVPYKVDQKVFVCPGSLLSIQPASSLLEVEHQSGAWCKDPLQAGDRLYVMPWTPYRTEVLYEYASWDDYRQNRVTTTYKLPSRVDGTGFVVYDGAVFYNKERTRNLVKYDLRTRIKSGEAVVVNANYHDTSPYRWGGKSDIDLAVDENGLWVIYSTEANNGRIVVSQVNPYTLRFEGTWATGFDKRGASNAFMACGVLYAVRSVFQDDEGQADGRASSNMVVYAYDTSRGQELPVQIPFPNPYQYISSIDYNPRDNQLYVWNNYYVLRYPLQFTPPPPTKGPLSSLMTTVRSYTATVALTPVRPSASHPIGVINRGPFDQRPITAMVPLTPRPPLRVPLAPGGPGQVGGCEGRVARGVQWPPTLKGETVERPCPKGSLGIASYQCMSSPVGWNSRGPDLSNCTSPWVSQIAQKIKSGENAANIAGELVNLTQGRIYAGDVSMSVKLIEQLLEILDSQLQALRPANKESAARNYNKLQKRERTCKAYVQAVVQTVGNLLGPEALVSWADMSNADQSRSASLLLDAVEKGAFLLANNLYEGRFSDRAPNVDLEVYVLNTEADIQDLTFPHSYDSDSILQISALALQQYSNNGQVKLVLSLYKNLGSFLTTQNSTLRLGLGLGQGSEVRRKSLVVNSHVISASVHRGSSRVYLTEPVIFTLRHLQLENHFGPNCSFWNASGVSGNGRWSTQGCRLLHTNNTHTTCACNHLSSYAILMTYQQPTFGAGVEELLVYVVSWVGISVALVCLATCLTTLCCQGAPWHTDHSTIHCNLWANLVITEVLFLVGANKTQYTVLCSITAGLLHFSLLSVFCWLCLEGVELYLLQREVFEGRNSRRKYFYLCGYSVPGLVVAVSAAIDFRGYGSKTACWLRTDNYFIWSFLGPVAVIVTLNLVVLVMTLHKMHSTAALKPDSSRHDNLRAWAVGSLTLLFLQSVTWSSGLMFLSAPSLLLAYLFSSLNTAQALLITILHCTLARKGQKDYGRCLRLSQCCATSSSSSPDSVKGAALRSNSRYTSSQSRRATANRQSRIRRMWNDTVRRQTESSFIAADVNNTPTLNRAALGNHFLTNQVLQTHAGASPYDTVLAQGYSQPFTSTGTFRNKQKGGVSQSQESCGLDSVCLNGGYTPNTFTLHGLGTTPGSRAGVVGSTDLLREGGVGIGGDDISPALLTPHGAADLSSGSGMRRNLSDAAALEKMIISELVQSNLRPSVPMPVPPERYGSLARPHHHDRPPLTHTATLTRHAQPPQEGWVASMQPNTRHNAQEGWSQTRHLTQDTETHSTTRGQDHTTTPRLQDGWSHARISGDSESRELLKDGDRSQLQGTLGRRGLQERQQARPPDIQARPYSTLSRTPGTLSRHRSTAESSGGTDRERDRDRYRDRPLPPPPPPPPQESEPLYKALEEPLLMKQREAGIETWRGGQDREKDETFLLKRDGVMDEWRSGSERGRDESFTSQKRDGEMDEWRGGIDRGREESHMLEKRDGRMEAWRGAETEQEETFITQKKDFGMDGWRGGIEREKDESLFLKDRDGWRAGIERENEKQKDRALDVWRGGMDIDREESFLFESKDGGPDGRKRGKDRGSLRYGEREDSDSFSLPLTPDLDLDADSSPIYAQDSNPSPLYPGDRRSPPLSIFPRSSPPTNIFAPRESNSPPSNLYSRHSPQVYSRSSSPPRFYTRTSPPTLSYPDSSPEGPEEVSPTGQPQRPALELPYSLGRPPLGPRPNHLQTFYQPPPMASNGEAGYTPEPSSEGDDGQMQRVTSL, encoded by the exons ATGGCTGTGTCACTGTGGTTCGTGGGCGTGCTCACTCTGGCTCACGTTGCACCCTCTGGCCAAG CCATGTCCCGGGCCGCCATGCCATTCGGGCTGCTACGCAGGGAACTGGCATGTGAGGGTTACCCCATAGAGCTGCGCTGCCCAGGGAGTGATGTGGTTATGGTGGAGACTGCCAATTATGGACGCACCGATGACAAGATCTGTGATGCAGACCCCTTCCAGATGGAGAATACACAGTGTTACCTCCCTGACGCACTAAAGATTATGTCCCAGAG gtGTAACAACAGAACTCAGTGCGTGGTGGTTGCAGGGGTTGACGTCTTCCCAGACCCCTGTCCTGGAACATACAAATACTTGGAGATCCAGTATGAGTGTGTCCCCTACA AAGTGGACCAAAAAG TTTTCGTGTGTCCTGGCTCACTGCTCAGCATCCAGCCAGCCTCTTCGCTCCTGGAAGTGGAGCATCAATCAGGGGCCTGGTGTAAAGACCCCCTACAAGCTGGCGACAGGCTGTATGTCATGCCATGGACACCCTATAGAACAGAGGTGCTGTATGAGTACGCCTCTTGGGATGACTATCggcaaaacagagtcaccacaACCTATAA GTTGCCCAGCCGTGTGGATGGTACAGGCTTTGTGGTGTATGACGGCGCTGTATTTTATAACAAAGAGCGAACGCGCAACCTGGTCAAGTATGATCTGCGTACACGTATCAAGAGCGGGGAGGCAGTGGTCGTCAATGCCAACTACCATGATACCTCGCCTTACCGCTGGGGAGGGAAGTCAGACATCGATCTGGCAGTGGATGAGAACGGCCTTTGGGTTATTTACTCTACTGAAGCCAATAATGGACGCATCGTGGTCAGCCAG GTGAACCCATACACCCTGCGCTTTGAGGGTACCTGGGCAACTGGCTTTGACAAACGTGGCGCTAGCAATGCCTTCATGGCCTGTGGTGTGCTGTACGCTGTGCGCTCTGTCTTCCAGGATGATGAGGGGCAGGCAGATGGTCGAGCCAGCAGTAACATGGTGGTTTATGCCTACGATACCAGCCGTGGGCAGGAGCTGCCTGTTCAGATACCATTCCCAAACCCTTACCAGTACATCTCCTCCATAGATTACAACCCCAGAGACAACCAGCTGTATGTGTGGAATAACTACTATGTACTGAGATACCCTCTACAgttcacaccaccaccacctactAAAG GTCCCCTGTCCTCTCTGATGACGACTGTCCGGTCATACACGGCCACAGTTGCTCTGACTCCAGTGCGACCATCAGCCTCCCATCCCATTGGTGTCATCAACAGAGGACCTTTTGACCAGCGGCCGATCACAGCCATGGTCCCTCTGACCCCACGCCCTCCTCTGCGTGTCCCCTTGGCCCCTGGGGGACCGGGTCAGGTGGGAGGATGTGAGGGTCGGGTGGCACGAGGGGTGCAATGGCCCCCCACCCTAAAAGGAGAGACAGTGGAGAGGCCCTGCCCTAAGGGATCTCTGG gtATAGCCTCCTATCAATGCATGTCATCTCCAGTGGGATGGAACTCCAGAGGGCCTGACCTTTCCAACTGCACCTCTCCCTGGGTCAGCCAAATTGCACAGAAG ATTAAGAGTGGAGAGAATGCAGCCAACATCGCCGGGGAGTTGGTCAACCTGACCCAGGGGCGGATCTATGCCGGTGATGTCAGCATGTCCGTCAAGCTAATTGAACAGCTGCTCGAGATACTGGACTCGCAGCTCCAGGCCTTGAGACCAGCCAATAAAGAGTCAGCAGCACGCAATTACAACAAG cTGCAGAAGAGAGAACGTACATGTAAAGCTTATGTTCAG GCTGTTGTTCAGACAGTTGGCAACTTGCTTGGTCCTGAAGCTCTCGTATCCTGGGCTGATATGAGCAATGCTGACCAATCACGCTCTGCATCACTGCTATTAGATGCAGTAGAGAAAGGAGCGTTTCTCTTGGCTAATAACCTTTATGAAGGACGTTTCAGTGACAGGGCACCAAATGTTG ATCTGGAGGTGTACGTGTTAAATACAGAGGCGGACATACAGGACTTGACGTTCCCTCACTCTTACGACAGCGACAGCATCCTGCAGATATCAGCGCTGGCCCTGCAGCAGTACAGCAACAACG GTCAGGTGAAACTAGTTCTTTCCCTCTATAAGAACTTGGGCTCCTTCCTGACCACCCAGAACTCGACCCTGCGGCTGGGACTGGGGCTGGGCCAGGGCTCAGAAGTCAGACGTAAGAGCCTGGTGGTAAACTCTCATGTCATCTCTGCCTCTGTGCACAGAGGCTCCAGCAGAGTGTATCTCACCGAGCCAGTGATCTTCACTCTTAGGCACCTGCAG CTGGAGAACCACTTTGGTCCCAATTGCTCTTTTTGGAATGCATCAGGGGTTTCTGGGAATGGCAGGTGGTCTACACAAGGCTGCCGCCTgttacacacaaacaacacgCATACAACTTGCGCCTGCAACCATCTGTCCAGCTATGCTATCCTCATGACATACCAGCAACCTACT TTTGGAGCTGGTGTTGAAGAGCTTCTGGTCTACGTGGTTTCCTGGGTCGGCATCTCTGTAGCATTGGTGTGTTTGGCGACCTGCCTTACCACACTGTGCTGCCAGGGGGCGCCCTGGCACACAGACCACAGTACCATTCACTGCAACCTGTGGGCTAACCTGGTCATCACTGAAGTTCTCTTCCTTGTTGGTGCCAACAAGACTCAATACACT GTTCTATGCTCCATCACCGCTGGCCTGCTGCATTTTTCCTTGCTCTCTGTGTTTTGCTGGTTGTGTCTGGAGGGGGTGGAACTGTACCTGCTGCAGCGGGAGGTGTTTGAGGGACGGAACTCCAGAAGAAAGTATTTCTACCTGTGCGGATACTCTGTTCCCGGGCTAGTGGTGGCTGTGTCCGCAGCTATCGACTTCAGAGGCTACGGCTCGAAAACTGC aTGTTGGCTACGCACAGACAATTACTTCATCTGGAGCTTCCTTGGACCTGTAGCTGTCATCGTTACA TTAAACCTCGTTGTTTTGGTGATGACCTTACATAAGATGCACAGCACCGCTGCTTTGAAGCCAGACTCCAGTCGCCATGACAACCTGAG GGCATGGGCAGTTGGCTCCCTGACACTGCTTTTCCTGCAGAGTGTCACTTGGTCTTCAGGTCTCATGTTCCTATCTGCTCCATCTCTCCTCCTGGCTTACCTCTTCTCCTCCCTCAACACTGCCCAGGCTCTTCTTATCACCATACTGCACTGCACCCTCGCCAGGAAG GGTCAGAAGGATTATGGTCGTTGCCTGCGTCTCTCGCAGTGCTGCGCAACTTCCTCATCCAGCTCTCCGGACTCAGTTAAAGGTGCTGCCCTAAGATCCAACAGCCGCTACACCAGCAGCCAGAGTCGCAGAGCCACTGCTAACAGACAG AGTCGTATCAGAAGGATGTGGAATGACACTGTTCGCAGGCAGACGGAGTCATCTTTCATTGCAGCAGATGTTAATAATACTCCTACTCTTAACCGAG CTGCTTTGGGGAACCATTTTCTTACTAACCAAGTGCTGCAGACTCATGCTGGAGCCTCTCCATATGACACAGTGCTGGCCCAGGGATACAGTCAACCCTTCACCTCTACAG GAACCTTCAGAAACAAGCAGA AGGGTGGTGTTTCACAAAGCCAGGAGTCTTGTGGGTTGGACAGCGTGTGTCTCAATGGAGGCTACACGCCCAACACCTTCACCCTGCATGGTCTAGGGACGACTCCTGGATCCCGAGCTGGAGTGGTGGGCAGCACTGACCTTCTGAGGGAGGGAGGAGTTGGCATAGGAGGGGATGACATCTCCCCAGCGCTCCTGACGCCGCATGGGGCAGCAGATCTGAGCAGTGGTTCTGGGATGCGTCGTAATCTGTCTGACGCAGCAGCATTGGAGAAGATGATCATTTCAGAGCTGGTGCAGAGCAACCTGAGGCCTTCGGTTCCTATGCCTGTTCCTCCCGAGCGCTACGGCAGCTTGGCGAGGCCACACCACCATGACAGGCCGCCTCTCACTCACACTGCCACTTTAACTCGACATGCACAGCCACCACAAGAGGGCTGGGTTGCCTCCATGCAGCCAAACACACGTCACAACGCACAAGAGGGCTGGTCACAAACAAGGCACCTCACACAAGACACTGAGACACATTCCACAACACGTGGACAAGATCATACCACGACGCCACGCTTACAAGATGGCTGGTCACATGCGCGCATTTCTGGAGATTCTGAGTCCCGTGAGCTTCTGAAAGATGGGGACCGGTCGCAGCTCCAAGGTACTCTGGGCCGCCGCGGGCTTCAGGAACGACAGCAAGCACGTCCTCCTGACATTCAAGCTCGGCCTTACTCCACTCTCAGCCGCACACCTGGTACTCTGTCCCGCCACCGCAGCACAGCAGAGTCAAGTGGAGGGacggacagagagagagaccggGATCGTTATCGGGACAGGCCcctcccacctcctcctccacctcccccaCAGGAGTCAGAGCCCCTGTACAAGGCTCTGGAGGAGCCACTGCTGATGAAACAGAGGGAGGCCGGCATAGAAACGTGGAGAGGTGGCCAGGACAGAGAGAAGGATGAGACATTTCTATTAAAAAGAGATGGAGTGATGGATGAATGGAGGAGTGGAAGTGAGAGGGGGAGGGATGAATCTTTTACCTCTCagaagagagatggagagatggaCGAATGGCGAGGTGGTAttgacagagggagggaggaatcTCATATGCTCGAGAAGAGAGATGGAAGGATGGAGGCGTGGCGAGGAGCAGAGACAGAGCAGGAGGAGACTTTTATAACTCAAAAGAAAGATtttgggatggatggatggagaggtgggatagagagagagaaagatgaatCCCTGTTTTTAAAGGACAGAGATGGTTGGAGAGCAGGGATTGAACgagaaaatgagaaacagaaGGATAGAGCTCTTGATGTGTGGAGAGGAGGAATGGATATAGACAGGGAGGAATCCTTCCTGTTTGAGAGCAAAGATGGAGGTCCAGATgggaggaaaagagggaaagaCAGAGGGTCTCTTCGGTATGGTGAGCGAGAAGATTCTGACAGCTTCTCTCTGCCTTTGACCCCTGACCTTGACCTTGACGCTGACTCTTCACCTATCTACGCCCAAGATTCAAACCCTTCTCCTCTCTACCCTGGAGACCGCCGCTCGCCACCGCTTAGCATCTTCCCCCGAAGCTCTCCGCCGACTAATATATTTGCTCCACGAGAAAGTAACTCACCTCCCAGCAACCTCTACTCCCGCCATTCACCGCAGGTGTACAGCCGGAGCAGCTCCCCTCCTCGCTTCTACACCCGCACCTCTCCCCCA